The Halostella limicola genome includes the window CGTCTTCGTCGACGAGCGCTACGCCCGGGACTCGTGGGACAGCGTCCGCGAGTACCTCCCCGAGAACGACGAGTTCCAGCCCGTCAGCCCGGACATGCTGTCGCTCGGGCTGGACCGCTTCTGGTCGAGCGTGGAGTGACGTAGCGCGGGCCGGGTGACGCCGCGGACCCGCCCTGCGCGGCAGAACGGGACCGGCCGCTCAGTCGTCGGCAGGCGCGGCCTCGCTGACCGCGTCCGGGTCGACGGGCGCGTGCCGGACGATGGCGTCGAACCGCTCGACCGGCGTCCGATCGCCGCCCGCGATCCCGCGGGCCTCGCGGTCGGCGAGGTGGGTGTCGACGAACCGGCGGGCGACCAGCGCGGTGCGCCCGTCGCCGTCGTCGATCCCGGCCTGCGCCTCCGAGAGCAGCAGCGCGGCCGCGAACACCTCGAAGGTGTAGTGCGCGAGCCGCTTCGCCGATAGCTGCGCGTACTCCTCGTCCTCGCCTGCGAGCGTGGCGAGCGCGGTCGCGAGGTCGTGGTACTCCGCCTCAACGGTCGCGGCCGCGTCCGCGAGGCCGGGGTGAGAGACGTCGTCCAGTCGCGACTGGATCGCGTCGAGCAGCGGCTCGTGGGCGTCCTCGCGGTCGAGCGCGCGCAGGAGGTCGAGCGAGAGGACGTTCTCCGTCCCCTCCCAGATGGGCAGCACCTGCGCGTCCCGGAGCAGGCGGTTGGTGACGAAGTCGTTCACGTAGCCGTTGCCGCCCTGGACCTCCATCGCGTAGGACGCGGTGTCGACCGCCATCCGCCCCGTCCGGAGCTTCGCGATCGGGATCAGCGCGCGCATCAGGCGGTATGCCTCGTCGGCGTCCTCGCCCGCGCGCTCGGCGCGCTCCCGCGCCGAGAACAGCCGCGCCGCCTCGAAGACGAACGCCGTCGCGGCCTCGTGGTCGACGGTCATGTCGACGAGGTCCTCGCGCATCAGCGGGTACTCCTGGATGGGGTTCCCGAACGCCTCCCGGTTGGCGGCGTGGATCGCGCTTTCGAGGAGGCAGCGGCCCATGATCCCACAGGACGCCGCCGCGTTCGAGAGCCGTTCGAGGTTGAGCATGTCCGCCATCTGCCGGAACCCCGCCTCCTCCTCGCCGACGAGGTACGCCTCCGCGCCCCGGAACTCGACCTCGCCGGTCGGCACGGAGATAGTGCCGAGCTTGTCCTTCAGGCGGCGGTAGAGCTGGTCGTTCAGCTCCCCGTCGGTCGTGGTGTGCGGGACCAGAAACATCGACAACCCCGCGGTCCCGTCGGGCGCGTCAGGCGTCCGGGCGAGCGCGAGCGTCCCCTCGGCGTCGATGTTCGAGCAGAACCACTTCTCGCCGTCGAGTCGAAAGCACTCGGTCTCGTCGTCGTACGTCGCCGTCGTCTCGGTCGCTCCCACGTCGCTCCCGCCCTGCTTCTCCGTGAGGAACATCGCCCCCTCGATGAGGTCGCCATGATCGCGCGCCGTCAGCGAATCGTAGTACGCCGCGAGGTCGCCGTCATCGTACTTCTCTAAGACAAGCGCCGCGCCGGCCGTCATGGCGACGGGGCAGGCGAGGCCGGGGTCCGCGTAGCTGAGCAGGTACAGCATCCCGAGGTAGTGGCTGAACGGCATCGGCTCAGCCCGCCCCGGCGGGGCGCGGAACGCGTCGGCGACGATCCCCGACTCGTAGACGAGCCGCTCGTTCTCGACGTGTTCGGCGGGGTAGCGGACCCGGTTCGCCGCGTCGCCGTGCTTGTCGTACGTGTCCAGTTCCGGGCCGTGGTCGTCGACGTAGTCCGCGTTGTCGGCGACGGTCCCCCCGACGACTTCGCCGAACTCCTCCAGACGGGGCCGTGCCCACTCGAACTCGTCTGCGGCGTACACCCGCTCCAGTTCCCGCCGGAGCGCCGGGTCGAGCGCCCAGTAGTTGACGTGTCGCCCCTCCTCGTGGTCGGCGTAGTCGAACGCATCTTCCATGTGCTGTGGTGACTATTTCCACGACATAAACCGCGGCGAAACGAACGGCAAGCGAGTTCACTGCGGTTGTTCGCCGACGGCGCGGGCGACCCCTTCGTTTCCTCTGGAGGTAGTGATAGCTCGGCGCGCCGTCACCG containing:
- a CDS encoding acyl-CoA dehydrogenase family protein; protein product: MEDAFDYADHEEGRHVNYWALDPALRRELERVYAADEFEWARPRLEEFGEVVGGTVADNADYVDDHGPELDTYDKHGDAANRVRYPAEHVENERLVYESGIVADAFRAPPGRAEPMPFSHYLGMLYLLSYADPGLACPVAMTAGAALVLEKYDDGDLAAYYDSLTARDHGDLIEGAMFLTEKQGGSDVGATETTATYDDETECFRLDGEKWFCSNIDAEGTLALARTPDAPDGTAGLSMFLVPHTTTDGELNDQLYRRLKDKLGTISVPTGEVEFRGAEAYLVGEEEAGFRQMADMLNLERLSNAAASCGIMGRCLLESAIHAANREAFGNPIQEYPLMREDLVDMTVDHEAATAFVFEAARLFSARERAERAGEDADEAYRLMRALIPIAKLRTGRMAVDTASYAMEVQGGNGYVNDFVTNRLLRDAQVLPIWEGTENVLSLDLLRALDREDAHEPLLDAIQSRLDDVSHPGLADAAATVEAEYHDLATALATLAGEDEEYAQLSAKRLAHYTFEVFAAALLLSEAQAGIDDGDGRTALVARRFVDTHLADREARGIAGGDRTPVERFDAIVRHAPVDPDAVSEAAPADD